A single Micromonospora sp. CCTCC AA 2012012 DNA region contains:
- a CDS encoding replication-associated recombination protein A — translation MESDALFTLGGPAGAPGAAAGSPGVDGLTAAGEDSPLPVRMRPASLDELVGQNHLLAPGAPLRQLVGGDAPMSVILWGPPGSGKTTIAHLVARATDRRFVAMSALSAGVKDVRAVIDTARRQRRAGGPQTVLFIDEVHRFSKTQQDSLLAAVEDRTVTLLAATTENPYFSVISPLLSRCVLLTLQPLDDDAVRGLLRRAVTDERGLRGTLTLATDAEDHLVRLAAGDVRKALTALEAAAATATALGTGRIDLATAEQAVDVAAVRYDRDGDAHYDVTSAFIKSMRGSDVDAALHWLARMLVAGEDARFIARRLVIFASEDVGMADPTALQVATAAAHAVEYVGLPEVQLNLAQAVIHLATAPKSNSATTAIGAAIADVRAGRGGPVPRGLRDAHYSGARGLGHGTGYRYPHDDHRGVVTQQYAPDDLVGTDYYEPSGHGAERSVATRLPLLRRIVRGLPTPAVRAEAPATVNGRRPAQTTQADTADEGGSDAVEEGQQ, via the coding sequence ATGGAATCCGACGCCCTCTTCACCCTCGGCGGACCCGCCGGCGCGCCCGGTGCCGCCGCCGGTTCCCCCGGCGTCGACGGCCTCACCGCCGCCGGGGAGGATTCCCCGCTGCCCGTCCGGATGCGGCCCGCCTCCCTCGACGAGCTGGTCGGGCAGAACCACCTGCTCGCCCCCGGTGCGCCGCTGCGCCAGCTGGTCGGCGGCGACGCGCCCATGTCGGTGATCCTCTGGGGGCCGCCGGGCAGCGGCAAGACCACCATCGCGCACCTCGTGGCCCGGGCCACCGACCGCCGCTTCGTCGCCATGTCGGCGCTCTCCGCCGGGGTGAAGGACGTCCGGGCGGTGATCGACACCGCCCGGCGGCAGCGGCGCGCGGGCGGGCCGCAGACCGTGCTCTTCATCGACGAGGTGCACCGGTTCAGCAAGACCCAGCAGGATTCGCTCTTGGCCGCCGTCGAGGACCGGACGGTGACCCTGCTCGCGGCGACCACCGAGAACCCGTACTTCTCGGTCATCTCGCCGCTGCTGTCCCGGTGCGTGCTGCTCACCCTCCAGCCGCTGGACGACGACGCCGTCCGGGGCCTGCTGCGCCGGGCGGTGACCGACGAGCGCGGCCTGCGCGGCACGCTCACCCTGGCTACCGACGCCGAGGACCACCTGGTCCGGCTGGCCGCCGGTGACGTCCGCAAGGCGCTGACCGCGCTGGAGGCCGCGGCGGCGACCGCGACCGCCCTCGGCACCGGCCGGATCGACCTGGCCACCGCCGAGCAGGCGGTCGACGTGGCGGCCGTCCGCTACGACCGGGACGGCGACGCGCACTACGACGTGACCAGCGCGTTCATCAAGAGCATGCGCGGCTCGGACGTGGACGCCGCGCTGCACTGGCTGGCCCGGATGCTGGTCGCCGGGGAGGACGCCCGGTTCATCGCCCGCCGGCTCGTCATCTTCGCCAGCGAGGACGTCGGGATGGCCGACCCGACCGCGCTCCAGGTCGCCACCGCCGCCGCCCACGCCGTGGAGTACGTCGGCCTGCCCGAGGTGCAGCTCAACCTCGCCCAGGCCGTGATCCACCTGGCCACCGCCCCGAAGTCCAACTCGGCCACCACCGCCATCGGCGCGGCCATCGCCGACGTACGGGCCGGGCGGGGCGGGCCGGTGCCGCGCGGGCTGCGGGACGCCCACTACTCCGGTGCCCGGGGGCTCGGGCACGGCACCGGCTACCGCTATCCGCACGACGACCACCGCGGGGTGGTCACCCAGCAGTACGCTCCGGACGATCTCGTCGGGACCGACTACTACGAACCCAGCGGGCACGGCGCCGAGCGGTCGGTGGCGACCCGCCTGCCGCTGCTGCGTCGCATCGTCCGGGGGCTGCCCACGCCAGCCGTCCGCGCGGAGGCACCGGCCACCGTGAACGGTCGACGCCCGGCGCAGACGACACAGGCCGACACGGCGGATGAGGGCGGCAGCGACGCCGTCGAGGAGGGTCAGCAGTGA
- a CDS encoding GNAT family N-acetyltransferase has protein sequence MITVDQTLTGPEALLAATGHHPYARHALRRDRAAHGWRRDGTVAWLVAPEQGPAGAALGPAGPAVDLFAALLADGTLRPGRRLHLPGTSAEELAGRLTVDRVEQWEFRWTTAPPPPQPEEDRVVRLGTADHPALAALIEDSFPASMSRPGDPGIVDWYGIRDGDRLVACGADRSRGDIGFLAGLTVATDRRGRGLGAALTAGMTRALSARYDHVALGVYTDNVGAIRLYRRLGFTGTEPRTSVRLG, from the coding sequence ATGATCACCGTCGACCAGACCCTCACCGGGCCGGAGGCACTGCTCGCGGCCACCGGGCACCACCCGTACGCCCGGCACGCGCTGCGGCGCGACCGCGCGGCGCACGGCTGGCGCCGGGACGGGACGGTGGCCTGGCTGGTCGCGCCGGAGCAGGGACCGGCGGGCGCGGCGCTCGGTCCGGCCGGCCCGGCGGTCGACCTCTTCGCCGCCCTCCTGGCGGACGGGACGCTCCGCCCGGGCCGGCGGCTGCACCTGCCCGGCACCTCGGCGGAGGAGCTGGCCGGCCGGTTGACCGTCGACCGGGTCGAGCAGTGGGAGTTCCGGTGGACGACCGCACCCCCGCCGCCGCAGCCGGAGGAGGACCGGGTGGTCCGCCTCGGCACGGCCGACCACCCCGCCCTCGCCGCGCTGATCGAGGACTCGTTCCCGGCCAGCATGTCCCGGCCGGGCGATCCCGGGATCGTCGACTGGTACGGCATCCGCGACGGCGACCGCCTGGTGGCCTGCGGGGCGGACCGCAGCCGGGGCGACATCGGCTTCCTGGCCGGCCTGACCGTGGCGACCGACCGGCGGGGCCGGGGCCTCGGCGCGGCGCTCACCGCCGGGATGACCCGGGCGCTGTCCGCCCGGTACGACCACGTGGCGCTCGGCGTCTACACCGACAACGTCGGCGCGATCCGCCTCTACCGTCGGCTCGGCTTCACCGGCACCGAGCCGCGCACCTCGGTCCGGCTGGGCTGA
- a CDS encoding MFS transporter: protein MSALSVRQVRFRYLTLYGLRWLPTGLTVPAMILLMQERGLSLSQIGLVSVAQGLVVLALELPTGGLADALGRKPVLVTAGTISLVSLGLFAVADSFALFFLVWALQGVYRALDSGPLESWYVDATLAADPDARYEAGLGLGGTVSGVAIATGALLGGGLIALGPVGPVSALTVPVLAAVALQAVAVLALWLLLVETGPARGTGALRASVVEAPRMVGQAIGLLRRSRVLLALVAVELFWGFGMVTFESLLPVRLAEVVGNPERAAALLGPASSAAWLASAAGAALTPLLLRRLGAAPAAALLRIVQGASVLGMGLFAGPVGVLVAYLACYTVHGASNPLHVGLLHRQVDGPYRTSVLSLNSMMGQPGFALGAVLLTALADSRGVGAAMVLGAVVLAVAAPLYLPAWRAERRRGVDRPAPATPPPASDLPVTPPPASDLPASTSPASDLPAASAGPEGRPATTASR, encoded by the coding sequence ATGAGCGCCCTCTCCGTACGCCAGGTCCGGTTCCGCTACCTGACCCTCTACGGGCTGCGCTGGCTCCCCACCGGGCTGACCGTCCCGGCGATGATCCTGCTGATGCAGGAGCGTGGCCTGTCGCTCTCCCAGATCGGCCTGGTCTCCGTCGCGCAGGGCCTGGTGGTCCTCGCGCTGGAGCTGCCCACCGGCGGGTTGGCCGACGCGCTCGGCCGCAAGCCGGTGCTGGTCACCGCGGGGACGATCAGCCTCGTGTCGCTGGGGCTCTTCGCGGTGGCCGACTCCTTCGCGCTGTTCTTCCTGGTCTGGGCGTTGCAGGGGGTGTACCGGGCGCTCGACAGCGGCCCCCTGGAGTCCTGGTACGTCGACGCCACCCTCGCCGCCGACCCCGACGCCCGGTACGAGGCCGGCCTCGGCCTCGGCGGCACCGTCTCCGGCGTCGCCATCGCCACCGGCGCGCTGCTGGGCGGCGGCCTGATCGCCCTCGGCCCGGTCGGGCCGGTCAGCGCCCTCACCGTGCCGGTGCTGGCCGCCGTCGCCCTGCAGGCGGTGGCCGTGCTCGCCCTGTGGCTCCTGCTGGTCGAGACCGGGCCGGCCAGGGGCACCGGCGCGCTGCGCGCCTCCGTCGTCGAGGCGCCCCGGATGGTGGGCCAGGCGATCGGCCTGCTGCGCCGCTCGCGGGTGCTGCTCGCCCTGGTCGCCGTCGAGCTGTTCTGGGGCTTCGGCATGGTGACCTTCGAGTCGCTGCTGCCGGTCCGCCTCGCGGAGGTGGTCGGGAACCCGGAACGGGCGGCGGCGCTGCTCGGCCCGGCCAGCTCGGCGGCGTGGCTGGCCTCGGCGGCGGGCGCGGCGCTGACCCCGCTGCTGCTGCGCCGGCTGGGGGCCGCGCCGGCCGCCGCGCTGCTGCGGATCGTCCAGGGCGCGAGCGTGCTCGGCATGGGGCTGTTCGCCGGTCCGGTCGGGGTGCTCGTCGCCTACCTGGCCTGCTACACGGTGCACGGCGCCTCGAACCCGCTGCACGTGGGCCTGCTGCACCGCCAGGTCGACGGGCCGTACCGGACCAGCGTGCTCTCGCTGAACTCGATGATGGGTCAGCCCGGGTTCGCGCTCGGCGCGGTGCTGCTCACCGCCCTCGCGGACAGCCGCGGCGTCGGTGCCGCGATGGTGCTCGGCGCGGTGGTGCTGGCCGTGGCCGCGCCGCTGTACCTGCCCGCGTGGCGCGCGGAACGCCGACGCGGCGTCGACCGGCCCGCGCCCGCCACACCGCCGCCCGCTTCGGACCTGCCCGTGACACCGCCGCCCGCTTCCGACCTGCCCGCGTCGACGTCGCCCGCTTCGGACCTGCCCGCGGCGTCCGCCGGGCCGGAGGGCCGGCCGGCCACCACCGCGAGCCGGTGA
- a CDS encoding helix-turn-helix domain-containing protein produces the protein MENREPETPPAVRAVRIDHRQVRVLAHPLRMRLVGALRVHGPATATALAQLLDTNTGATSYHLRQLAEVGLVVEDPDRGTGRQRWWRAAHDVTNWEPSDFDDDPDARAAIEWIQGDQVRLLVAHAERWFAVQHEWSPAWRDALGMGDAFLTVPPARVEALKAELWEVLERYRTEADPDAPDAAPVQVFLAAYPLLEGRR, from the coding sequence ATGGAGAACCGCGAACCGGAGACCCCGCCGGCGGTGCGCGCGGTGCGGATCGACCACCGCCAGGTGCGGGTGCTCGCCCACCCGCTGCGGATGCGCCTGGTCGGCGCGCTGCGCGTGCACGGGCCGGCCACCGCCACCGCCCTCGCCCAGCTGCTCGACACCAACACCGGCGCCACCAGCTATCACCTGCGCCAGCTCGCCGAGGTCGGCCTCGTCGTCGAGGACCCCGACCGGGGCACCGGCCGGCAGCGCTGGTGGCGGGCCGCGCACGACGTCACCAACTGGGAGCCGAGCGACTTCGACGACGACCCCGACGCCCGGGCGGCCATCGAGTGGATCCAGGGCGACCAGGTACGACTGCTCGTCGCGCACGCCGAGCGCTGGTTCGCCGTCCAGCACGAGTGGTCACCGGCCTGGCGGGACGCCCTCGGCATGGGCGACGCCTTCCTCACCGTGCCGCCGGCCCGGGTCGAGGCGCTCAAGGCGGAGCTGTGGGAGGTCCTGGAGCGCTACCGCACCGAGGCGGATCCCGACGCGCCGGACGCCGCACCGGTGCAGGTCTTCCTCGCCGCCTACCCGCTGCTGGAGGGGCGGCGATGA
- a CDS encoding SDR family oxidoreductase — MGTVLVVGASGFLGAEVCRRAVADGWRVVGTYHSAAVRVAGVEARRLDVTDRTAVRALVTGVLPDAVIGTPYRYADWAVTADGAAHVAYAAAEVGARLVHLSSDALHAGRDTPYLDDEPPSPVFPYGAAKAAAETAVRAIDPAAVLVRTSLILGEGSKQIQLCRDALAGRATLFTDERRCPVDVTDLAAAVLELVPSDHAGPLNVAGPDAVSRAELGLLVARREGIDPAGMKTATGAAHGVLRPTEVRLDSTRAAALLRTRLRGVRELLAR; from the coding sequence ATGGGGACGGTGCTGGTGGTGGGGGCGAGTGGGTTTCTCGGGGCCGAGGTGTGTCGCCGGGCGGTGGCGGACGGGTGGCGGGTGGTCGGGACGTACCACTCGGCGGCGGTCCGGGTGGCGGGGGTCGAGGCGCGTCGGCTCGACGTCACCGACCGGACCGCCGTGCGCGCGCTGGTCACCGGGGTACTCCCCGACGCCGTGATCGGCACCCCCTACCGGTACGCCGACTGGGCGGTCACCGCCGACGGGGCGGCGCACGTCGCGTACGCCGCCGCCGAGGTGGGCGCCCGCCTGGTGCACCTGTCCAGCGACGCGCTGCACGCCGGTCGGGACACGCCCTACCTGGACGACGAGCCGCCCTCGCCGGTCTTCCCGTACGGGGCGGCCAAGGCGGCGGCGGAGACCGCGGTGCGGGCGATCGACCCGGCGGCGGTGCTGGTGCGTACCTCGCTGATCCTGGGGGAGGGGAGCAAGCAGATCCAGCTCTGCCGGGACGCGCTCGCCGGCCGGGCCACCCTCTTCACCGACGAGCGGCGTTGCCCGGTCGACGTGACGGATCTGGCCGCCGCCGTCCTGGAACTGGTGCCGTCGGACCACGCCGGCCCGCTCAACGTGGCCGGTCCGGACGCGGTGAGCCGCGCCGAGCTGGGCCTGCTGGTGGCCCGCCGGGAGGGCATCGACCCGGCCGGGATGAAGACCGCCACCGGGGCCGCCCACGGCGTGCTCCGCCCCACCGAGGTACGCCTCGACTCCACCCGCGCCGCCGCCCTGCTGCGGACCCGGCTGCGCGGGGTCCGCGAACTCCTCGCCCGCTGA
- the aspS gene encoding aspartate--tRNA ligase, protein MIRTHDAGSLRATDAGTTVTLAGWVARRRDHGGVIFVDLRDASGVVQVVFREEDAHALRNEFCVKVTGEVTRRPAGNENPELPTGEVEVTASELEVLSEAAPLPLPVDDQVEAGDDIRLKYRYLDLRRGGPAKAMRLRSRANQLARGVLHERDFLEIETPTLTRSTPEGARDFLVPVRLQPGSWYALPQSPQLFKQLLMVGGMERYYQIARCYRDEDFRADRQPEFTQLDIEMSFVTEDDVIDLGEAIVSALWKDLAGHEISRPIPRITWHDAMARYGSDKPDLRYGVELTELTDYLRGTAFRVFAGAIDAGGYVGAVVMPGGAAQTRKELDGWQDWAKARGARGLAYVVLDAETGEARGPVAKNLSAEHLAGLADAVGAKPGDAVFFAASTNTREAQELLGAARIEIAERAKLVDESAWAFCWVVDAPMFERTDEGGWTAVHHPFTSPNAEWMDRFEEAPDRALAYAYDIVCNGNEIGGGSIRIHRGDVQQRVFDLLGITLEEAQDKFGFLLEAFKYGAPPHGGIAFGWDRVCMLLAGADSIREVIAFPKTRGGFDPLTGAPTPITAQQRTEAGIDAKPKAPTGPHAGTAGPAAPVADPV, encoded by the coding sequence GTGATCCGTACCCATGACGCCGGCAGCCTGCGCGCGACGGACGCCGGCACCACGGTGACCCTCGCCGGGTGGGTGGCCCGCCGGCGCGACCACGGCGGTGTCATCTTCGTCGACCTGCGCGACGCCTCCGGCGTGGTCCAGGTGGTCTTCCGCGAGGAGGACGCGCACGCGCTGCGCAACGAGTTCTGCGTGAAGGTCACCGGCGAGGTGACCCGCCGCCCGGCCGGCAACGAGAACCCGGAGCTGCCCACCGGTGAGGTCGAGGTGACCGCCAGCGAGCTGGAGGTGCTCTCCGAGGCGGCCCCGCTGCCGCTCCCGGTGGACGACCAGGTCGAGGCCGGCGACGACATCCGGCTCAAGTACCGCTACCTGGACCTGCGTCGGGGCGGCCCGGCGAAGGCGATGCGGCTGCGCTCGCGGGCCAACCAGCTCGCCCGGGGCGTGCTGCACGAGCGGGACTTCCTGGAGATCGAGACGCCGACGCTGACCCGGTCCACCCCGGAGGGCGCCCGCGACTTCCTGGTCCCGGTCCGCCTCCAGCCGGGCAGCTGGTACGCCCTGCCGCAGTCCCCGCAGCTGTTCAAGCAGCTGCTGATGGTCGGCGGCATGGAGCGGTACTACCAGATCGCCCGTTGCTACCGCGACGAGGACTTCCGCGCCGACCGGCAGCCGGAGTTCACCCAGCTCGACATCGAGATGTCCTTCGTCACCGAGGACGACGTGATCGACCTCGGCGAGGCGATCGTGTCGGCGCTCTGGAAGGACCTGGCCGGGCACGAGATCTCCCGGCCGATCCCGCGGATCACCTGGCACGACGCGATGGCCCGGTACGGCTCCGACAAGCCCGACCTGCGCTACGGCGTCGAGCTGACCGAGCTGACCGACTACCTGCGCGGCACCGCGTTCCGGGTCTTCGCCGGCGCGATCGACGCGGGCGGGTACGTCGGCGCGGTCGTCATGCCGGGCGGCGCCGCCCAGACCCGCAAGGAGCTGGACGGCTGGCAGGACTGGGCCAAGGCGCGTGGCGCGCGGGGCCTGGCGTACGTGGTGCTCGACGCGGAGACCGGCGAGGCGCGGGGACCGGTGGCGAAGAACCTCTCCGCCGAGCACCTGGCCGGGCTGGCCGACGCGGTCGGCGCGAAGCCGGGCGACGCGGTCTTCTTCGCCGCGAGCACCAACACCCGCGAGGCGCAGGAGCTGCTCGGCGCGGCCCGGATCGAGATCGCCGAGCGGGCCAAGCTGGTCGACGAGAGCGCCTGGGCGTTCTGCTGGGTGGTCGACGCGCCGATGTTCGAGCGCACGGACGAGGGCGGCTGGACGGCCGTGCACCACCCGTTCACCTCGCCGAACGCCGAGTGGATGGACCGCTTCGAGGAGGCCCCCGACCGGGCGCTGGCGTACGCGTACGACATCGTCTGCAACGGCAACGAGATCGGCGGCGGCTCGATCCGTATCCACCGGGGCGACGTGCAGCAGCGGGTCTTCGACCTGCTCGGCATCACCCTGGAGGAGGCGCAGGACAAGTTCGGCTTCCTGCTGGAGGCGTTCAAGTACGGCGCCCCGCCGCACGGCGGCATCGCCTTCGGCTGGGACCGGGTCTGCATGCTGCTCGCCGGCGCGGACTCGATCCGCGAGGTCATCGCCTTCCCGAAGACCCGCGGCGGCTTCGACCCGCTGACCGGCGCCCCCACCCCGATCACCGCCCAACAGCGCACCGAAGCCGGCATCGACGCCAAGCCGAAGGCCCCCACCGGCCCCCACGCCGGCACCGCCGGCCCCGCCGCCCCGGTGGCCGACCCGGTCTGA
- a CDS encoding DUF998 domain-containing protein, which produces MRVVPPWALLSAAAAPVLLIGGWTVAAARQPGGFDPVAGTISALAARDATDRWIMTAALLGLGLCHCVTAAGLRPLRRAGRLVLALGGVATVAVAAFPLPAGGGSSAAHGVAAAVAFAALALWPAAAIPGRRAGLPASGGTTAAVLLAAPVAWFAVELVTGGPRIGLAERVAAGAEALCPLLVVLALRRSSRLSPRRWGAGGGR; this is translated from the coding sequence GTGCGCGTCGTACCCCCGTGGGCCCTGCTCTCCGCCGCCGCCGCGCCGGTCCTGCTGATCGGCGGCTGGACCGTCGCCGCGGCCCGGCAGCCCGGCGGCTTCGACCCGGTCGCCGGGACGATCAGCGCGCTCGCCGCGCGGGACGCCACCGACCGGTGGATCATGACGGCCGCCCTGCTCGGCCTCGGACTGTGCCACTGCGTGACCGCGGCCGGGCTGCGACCGCTGCGCCGCGCCGGCCGGCTGGTGCTGGCGCTCGGCGGTGTCGCCACCGTCGCCGTCGCCGCCTTCCCGCTCCCGGCCGGGGGCGGCTCCTCGGCCGCGCACGGCGTCGCCGCCGCGGTCGCCTTCGCCGCGCTGGCCCTCTGGCCGGCCGCCGCGATCCCCGGCCGCCGCGCCGGCCTGCCGGCATCCGGGGGTACGACCGCGGCCGTGCTGCTGGCGGCCCCGGTCGCCTGGTTCGCGGTGGAGCTGGTCACCGGTGGTCCCCGGATCGGGCTGGCCGAGCGGGTGGCCGCCGGCGCGGAGGCGCTCTGCCCGCTCCTGGTCGTGCTCGCCCTCCGCCGGTCGTCCCGGCTCAGCCCTCGTCGGTGGGGAGCAGGTGGTGGACGGTGA
- a CDS encoding MFS transporter yields MSTPVTPTAEHPASAWAPLRVAAFRSLWLAVLASNIGTWMQTVGAQWLLVDRPNAPTLVSLVQTASMLPVLLLALPAGALADTLDRRRLLIGVQGFLAAVGVLLTALTAADRMPPALLLTLTFGLGVGQALTLPAWQAVIPELVPRAQLVSAAALGSISVNLARSVGPAVAGLLVAQAGVAVVFAVNAASFVIFAVALLRWRPARPDTHHLPERFTAALRAGGRYVRHSPVVRRILLRAALFVVPGSALWALLPLVASRRLGLGAGGYGVLLGALGVGAVAGALVLPRIRRVLTSNHLLLLAGLLYAGVLLVLALVPVPLLAVAALVPAGLAWMTVMSSINAAMQLFLPGWVRARGLSVYQMIFAGGQALGAVAWGALGEVTSLVVALAVAGAVMAVGALSVLLWPLRETGGVDRNPAVYWPEPHLALDAEPRGGPVLVTVSYTVPPERQREFVEAMQAVGRSRRRTGAMRWGLFRAGERPHGFVEVYQVPSWEEHLRQHGGRLTGADRAAEERARALAEEPVTVHHLLPTDEG; encoded by the coding sequence GTGAGCACCCCCGTGACACCGACCGCCGAGCATCCCGCGTCCGCCTGGGCCCCGCTGCGCGTCGCCGCGTTCCGCAGCCTCTGGCTCGCGGTGCTGGCCAGCAACATCGGCACCTGGATGCAGACCGTCGGCGCCCAGTGGCTGCTGGTGGACCGGCCCAACGCCCCGACCCTGGTCTCCCTGGTGCAGACCGCCAGCATGCTGCCCGTGCTGCTGTTGGCGCTGCCGGCCGGGGCCCTCGCGGACACCCTCGACCGGCGTCGGCTGCTGATCGGGGTGCAGGGCTTCCTGGCCGCGGTCGGCGTGCTGCTCACCGCGCTCACCGCGGCCGACCGGATGCCGCCCGCCCTGCTGCTCACCCTCACCTTCGGCCTCGGCGTCGGGCAGGCGCTCACCCTGCCCGCCTGGCAGGCCGTGATCCCGGAGCTGGTGCCCCGCGCCCAGCTCGTCTCCGCCGCCGCGCTCGGCTCGATCAGCGTCAACCTGGCCCGCTCCGTCGGCCCCGCGGTGGCCGGTCTGCTGGTGGCGCAGGCCGGCGTGGCGGTGGTCTTCGCGGTCAACGCCGCCTCGTTCGTGATCTTCGCGGTGGCCCTGCTGCGGTGGCGGCCCGCGCGGCCCGACACCCACCACCTGCCGGAGCGGTTCACCGCCGCGCTCCGGGCCGGCGGCCGGTACGTCCGGCACTCCCCGGTGGTCCGCCGGATCCTGCTGCGCGCGGCGCTCTTCGTGGTGCCCGGCAGCGCGCTCTGGGCCCTGCTGCCGCTGGTCGCCAGCCGTCGCCTCGGCCTCGGCGCCGGCGGCTACGGCGTGCTGCTCGGCGCGCTCGGCGTCGGCGCGGTGGCCGGCGCCCTGGTGCTGCCCCGGATCCGCCGGGTGCTCACCAGCAACCACCTGCTGCTGCTCGCCGGCCTGCTCTATGCCGGCGTGCTGCTGGTCCTCGCCCTGGTGCCGGTGCCGCTGCTGGCGGTCGCGGCCCTGGTCCCCGCCGGGCTGGCCTGGATGACGGTGATGTCCAGCATCAACGCCGCCATGCAGCTCTTCCTCCCCGGCTGGGTGCGGGCCCGGGGCCTCTCCGTCTACCAGATGATCTTCGCCGGTGGGCAGGCGCTCGGCGCGGTGGCCTGGGGCGCGCTCGGCGAGGTGACCAGCCTGGTCGTCGCGCTCGCCGTCGCCGGGGCGGTGATGGCGGTCGGCGCGCTGAGCGTGCTGCTCTGGCCGCTGCGGGAGACCGGCGGCGTCGACCGGAACCCGGCCGTCTACTGGCCGGAGCCGCACCTCGCCCTCGACGCCGAGCCGCGCGGCGGGCCGGTGCTGGTCACCGTCTCCTACACGGTACCGCCGGAGCGGCAGCGGGAGTTCGTCGAGGCGATGCAGGCCGTCGGCCGGTCCCGTCGGCGTACCGGGGCGATGCGGTGGGGACTCTTCCGGGCCGGTGAGCGCCCGCACGGCTTCGTCGAGGTCTATCAGGTGCCGTCCTGGGAGGAGCACCTGCGCCAGCACGGCGGCCGGCTCACCGGCGCCGACCGGGCGGCCGAGGAACGCGCGCGGGCCCTCGCCGAGGAGCCCGTCACCGTCCACCACCTGCTCCCCACCGACGAGGGCTGA
- a CDS encoding S1 family peptidase: protein MRPTRSSLRRAVTVAVAGTLVAGSLLGAPAQAAPSSPASPDAAASLAQRLGDRAAGTYADANGRMVVAVTDAAAARTVRAAGATPKLVTRGAAALKAATSELERSARIPGTAWWTDAATNQVVVSVDSTVTGAKLDKVKAAAARTNGAVRVVSEPGVLSKRLSGGQAIYTGGYRCSLGFNVRSGTTYYFLTAGHCTNLGTTWYSNSSQTTVLGSRAGTSFPGNDYGIVRYTNGSTPPGNVYLYNGSYQDITSAGNAYVGQAVKRSGSTTGVHSGSVQATGATVNYAEGSVSGLIRTNVCAEGGDSGGSLFAGTTALGLTSGGSGNCSSGGTTYFQPVTEPLSVYGVSVY from the coding sequence ATGCGACCCACGAGGTCATCGCTCCGTCGCGCCGTCACCGTCGCCGTCGCCGGAACCCTGGTTGCCGGCTCGCTGCTCGGCGCGCCCGCCCAGGCCGCCCCCTCCTCGCCCGCTTCCCCCGACGCCGCGGCCAGCCTGGCCCAGCGGCTCGGCGACCGCGCCGCCGGCACGTACGCCGACGCCAACGGCAGGATGGTCGTCGCCGTCACCGACGCCGCCGCCGCCCGCACGGTCCGCGCCGCCGGCGCCACCCCGAAGCTGGTCACCCGGGGCGCCGCCGCCCTCAAGGCCGCCACCAGCGAGCTGGAGCGGTCCGCCAGGATCCCCGGCACCGCCTGGTGGACCGACGCGGCCACCAACCAGGTCGTGGTCTCCGTCGACAGCACCGTGACCGGCGCCAAGCTGGACAAGGTCAAGGCCGCCGCCGCGCGGACCAACGGCGCGGTCCGGGTCGTCTCCGAGCCCGGCGTGCTGAGCAAGCGCCTCTCCGGCGGCCAGGCCATCTACACCGGTGGCTACCGCTGCTCGCTCGGCTTCAACGTCCGCAGCGGCACGACGTACTACTTCCTCACCGCCGGGCACTGCACCAACCTCGGCACGACCTGGTACTCCAACTCCAGCCAGACCACCGTGCTGGGCAGCCGGGCCGGCACCAGCTTCCCGGGCAACGACTACGGCATCGTGCGCTACACCAACGGCAGCACGCCGCCCGGCAACGTCTACCTCTACAACGGCAGCTACCAGGACATCACCAGCGCCGGCAACGCGTACGTCGGCCAGGCCGTCAAGCGCAGCGGCAGCACCACCGGCGTGCACAGCGGTTCCGTCCAGGCCACCGGCGCCACGGTGAACTACGCCGAGGGCTCCGTCTCCGGCCTGATCCGGACCAACGTCTGCGCCGAGGGTGGCGACAGCGGTGGCTCGCTCTTCGCCGGCACCACCGCCCTGGGCCTCACCTCCGGCGGCAGCGGCAACTGCTCCTCCGGCGGCACCACCTACTTCCAGCCGGTCACCGAGCCGCTGAGCGTCTACGGCGTCAGCGTCTACTGA